The Castanea sativa cultivar Marrone di Chiusa Pesio chromosome 11, ASM4071231v1 genome contains a region encoding:
- the LOC142616228 gene encoding uncharacterized protein LOC142616228 → MRDVVLKKEMKFPNAKVFRAALREYVIKKPIDIKFKLNERTKISVHCKNVCGWRCYASQISGELTFQIKTLTDDCNCPKSFKNSQAKSAYVAKRFIEDFSKNPNWETEMTDETSQPKFKRMYVRFNAQKVGFLGGCRPFVGLDGRPEEFQLVFISDRQKGLIPAIETLFPTVKHKYCVKHIYNNFKVDHKGLELKDALWRCAAATTSKDKPILAMLEWIRVRLMTRLYIKREGIEKDAGKLCPSIQDKLEKLKVESKPFSATPAGSFLYEVAS, encoded by the exons ATGAGAGATGTTGTACTGAAGAAGGAGATGAAGTTTCCTAATGCAAAGGTGTTTAGAGCTGCTTTGAGGGAGTATGTAATTAAAAAACCTATTGACATCAAATTCAAGCTTAATGAGAGGACCAAGATATCAGTTCACTGCAAGAATGTGTGTGGGTGGAGATGTTATGCTTCTCAAATAAGTGGAGAGCTAACATTTCAGATTAAGACCTTGACTGATGATTGTAATTGCCCCAAGTCTTTTAAAAATAGCCAAGCAAAATCAGCTTATGTTGCTAAGAGGTTCATTgaggattttagcaaaaatCCAAATTGGGAG ACAGAAATGACTGATGAGACTTCCCAGCCAAAATTTAAGAGGATGTATGTTAGGTTCAATGCTCAGAAGGTAGGATTTTTAGGTGGATGCAGGCCATTTGTAGGTTTAGATG GGAGACCAGAGGAGTTTCAGTTGGTCTTCATTTCTGATAGGCAAAAG GGGCTTATACCTGCAATAGAGACACTATTTCCTACTGTGAAGCATAAATACTGTGTGAAACACATCTACAACAATTTCAAAGTAGATCATAAGGGATTAGAGCTGAAGGATGCACTGTGGAGGTGTGCTGCTGCCACAACA TCTAAGGACAAGCCTATCTTGGCAATGTTGGAGTGGATTAGGGTTAGACTTATGACTAGGCTTTACATAAAAAGGGAAGGGATAGAAAAGGATGCTGGAAAGTTGTGTCCAAGCATACAAGATAAGTTGGAGAAATTGAAGGTTGAAAGCAAGCCATTTAGTGCTACCCCAGCTGGCAGTTTCCTTTATGAGGTAGCCAGTTAG